A genomic window from Montipora capricornis isolate CH-2021 chromosome 8, ASM3666992v2, whole genome shotgun sequence includes:
- the LOC138060495 gene encoding small ribosomal subunit protein uS4, producing the protein MPRVVCSKTYTTPRRPFEKERLNQELRIIGEYGLRNKREVWRVKYTLAKIRKAARELLTLEEKDPKRLFEGNALLRRLVRIGVLDEDRMKLDYVLGLRIEDFLERRLQTQVFKLGLAKSIHHARVLIRQRHIRVRKQLVNVPSFIVRLDSQKHIDFSLNSPYGGGRPGRVKRRNMKKGQGGGSDAEEEDED; encoded by the exons ATGCCGAGAGTTGTCTGTAGTAAAACCTACACGACTCCAAGGCGTCCCTTCGAAAAAGAGCGCTTGAATCAAGAGTTGAGGATTATTGGAGAGTATGGGCTTCGTAACAAGCGTGAAGTTTGGCGTGTAAAATACACTCTGGCCAAAATTCGTAAGGCTGCCCGAGAGTTGCTAACTCTCGAAGAGAAAGACCCAAAGAGGTTGTTCGAAGGCAACGCTCTTTTGCGACGTCTGGTGCGTATTGGCGTGCTGGATGAGGATCGAATGAAGCTCGATTATGTGTTGGGTCTCCGTATCGAAGATTTCTTGGAGAGACGTCTTCAAACACAAGTGTTCAAGCTTGGTTTGGCCAAGAGTATTCACCACGCTCGAGTACTCATCAGGCAAAGGCATATACG TGTGcgcaaacaactcgtgaatgtGCCATCATTTATCGTGCGGTTAGACTCCCAGAAGCACATTGACTTCTCTTTGAATTCACCATATGGTGGAGGACGTCCAGGTCGTGTTAAGAGGAGAAACATGAAAAAGGGCCAGGGAGGTGGGTCAGATGCTGAGGAAGAAGATGAGGATTAG
- the LOC138059678 gene encoding ras-related protein Rap-2a-like, which produces MTSYASIPNVDFCIALLGGGGVGKTALLRSFLGQTFNEEHLPTVDDYYVHRLNVDGSHITICVVDTAGSYSFPVMRKLALTLSHGFIVVYALDDIQSFKEALTIMDQISDLRTNGQESVPVFLVGNKLDIDMKDRKVNPNQAHESFATLCRLEGQYIETSAKVEFRVEKVFLEIIRTLIYKRKEKERQNWKARLSRRKKKLAKRREYKQKENSVDCALM; this is translated from the coding sequence ATGACTTCGTACGCATCGATTCCCAACGTCGACTTTTGCATCGCTCTTCTTGGAGGTGGAGGCGTCGGCAAAACAGCCTTGTTGAGATCGTTCCTTGGACAGACGTTCAACGAAGAACACTTGCCCACGGTGGACGACTATTATGTTCACAGACTAAACGTCGATGGCAGCCATATCACGATCTGCGTGGTTGACACTGCGGGATCGTATTCATTCCCCGTTATGAGAAAGCTTGCACTGACTTTAAGCCATGGATTTATCGTTGTGTATGCTTTGGATGACATTCAGTCTTTTAAAGAGGCCCTGACCATCATGGACCAAATCTCGGATCTTCGTACGAACGGCCAAGAATCAGTTCCAGTATTTCTCGTTGGAAATAAGTTGGACATTGACATGAAAGATCGCAAAGTCAACCCAAACCAGGCCCACGAATCCTTTGCAACTCTTTGTCGTCTGGAAGGGCAATACATTGAGACTTCGGCCAAAGTTGAATTCAGAGTtgaaaaggtgtttttggaGATTATTAGAACCCTAATTTAcaaaaggaaggaaaaggaGAGACAAAACTGGAAAGCAAGACTGtcgagaagaaaaaaaaagttggcaaaAAGACGGGAATACAAACAGAAAGAGAACAGCGTTGATTGTGCTTTAATGTAG
- the LOC138060512 gene encoding uncharacterized protein — MSSHFCGVNSLRLGRNLMTVLIVSLVYVIAKGFLSLSTRCKIDQKTEPACLRNAFSDVVLVIMYNHPFYWSIPSLTKLYKNAFPTMMICGPNEAKNHTVEALHIHKGYFAYLCMSRAVEKHPGYSGYLLINDDLMLNYWNLIGLKRDRIWEGPKDPINFQNYGLHDKWYWWNSSWGMSTCQKAYDEIWVMRKNNLYEWLPEVINEHADEQTHPQTKLSSMKFAADLLQKNGNGTSYCFHGRSDIFYIPQKFAETFRILSYIFYKHGTFLEIAVPTMCRMLDRVDNFEYIPGIYLPGRIGEPPVRKAQHFWELYNKTLAFVHPLKLNYTGDGALNSILLRSFIIEYSNTLSDCEPN, encoded by the exons ATGTCGTCGCATTTTTGTGGAGTGAACTCTCTGAGACTAGGGCGAAATCTGATGACAGTTCTCATTGTTTCACTGGTGTATGTGATAGCAAAAG GATTCCTTTCATTGTCGACGCGATGTAAAATCGACCAAAAAACTGAACCCGCCTGTCTTCGAAATGCGTTCTCAGACGTTGTCCTGGTCATCATGTACAACCATCCTTTCTACTGGAGCATCCCTTCTCTTACTAAACTGTATAAAAACGCATTTCCAACGATGATGATTTGCGGGCCAAACGAGGCCAAAAACCACACAGTCGAGGCTCTTCACATTCATAAGGGATACTTCGCTTACTTATGCATGTCACGTGCAGTGGAAAAACATCCGGGATACTCAGGTTATTTGCTCATTAACGACGACCTAATGCTGAACTACTGGAATTTGATTGGGTTGAAGCGAGATAGAATATGGGAAGGACCCAAGGATCCAATTAACTTTCAAAACTACGGTCTGCACGATAAATGGTATTGGTGGAACAGCAGTTGGGGAATGTCCACCTGCCAAAAAGCTTACGACGAGATCTGGGTAATGCGGAAAAACAACCTTTATGAATGGTTACCGGAAGTGATTAATGAACATGCAGATGAACAAACGCATCCGCAAACCAAGTTATCGAGCATGAAATTTGCGGCGGATCTTTTGCAGAAGAACGGAAACGGGACATCGTATTGCTTCCATGGACGCTCGGACATATTCTATATTCCTCAAAAATTCGCGGAAACGTTTAGAATATTGTCTTACATCTTCTACAAGCATGGAACTTTCTTAGAAATTGCAGTTCCTACGATGTGTCGTATGCTTGACAGAGTAGATAATTTTGAGTATATCCCTGGGATATACTTACCTGGGAGAATTGGGGAACCCCCAGTAAGAAAGGCACAACACTTTTGGGAATTGTACAACAAGACGCTTGCGTTTGTTCATCCTTTAAAACTTAATTATACAGGTGATGGTGCATTGAATTCAATATTACTCCGGAGCTTCATTATTGAATATAGTAACACACTGAGTGACTGTGAACCAAACTAG
- the LOC138060514 gene encoding ras-related protein Rap-2a-like, with protein sequence MASYASIPNVDFCIALLGSGGVGKTALLRSFLGQTFNEEHLPTVDDYYVHRLNVDGSHITICVVDTAGSYSFPVMRKLALTLSHGFIVVYALDDIQSFKEALTIMDQISDLRTNGQESVPVFLVGNKLDIDMKDRKVNPNQAHESFATLCRLEGQYIETSAKVEFRVEKVFLEIIRTLIYKRKEKERQNWKARLSRRRKKLAKRREYKQKENSVDCALM encoded by the coding sequence ATGGCTTCGTACGCATCGATTCCCAACGTCGACTTTTGCATCGCTCTTCTTGGAAGTGGAGGCGTCGGCAAAACAGCCTTGTTGAGATCGTTCCTTGGACAGACGTTCAACGAAGAACACTTGCCCACGGTGGACGACTATTATGTTCACAGACTAAACGTCGATGGCAGCCATATCACGATCTGTGTAGTTGACACTGCGGGATCATATTCATTCCCCGTTATGAGAAAGCTTGCACTGACTTTAAGCCATGGATTTATCGTTGTGTATGCTTTGGATGACATTCAGTCTTTTAAAGAGGCCTTGACCATCATGGACCAAATCTCGGATCTTCGTACGAATGGCCAAGAGTCAGTTCCAGTTTTTCTCGTTGGAAATAAGTTGGACATTGACATGAAAGATCGAAAAGTCAACCCAAACCAGGCCCACGAATCCTTTGCAACTCTTTGTCGTCTGGAAGGGCAATACATTGAGACCTCGGCCAAAGTTGAATTCAGAGTtgaaaaggtgtttttggaGATTATTAGAACCCTAATTTAcaaaaggaaggaaaaggaGAGACAAAACTGGAAAGCAAGACTGtcgagaagaagaaaaaagttggCAAAAAGACGGGAATACAAACAGAAAGAGAACAGCGTTGATTGTGCTTTAATGTAG